A portion of the Chlamydia avium 10DC88 genome contains these proteins:
- the rpoB gene encoding DNA-directed RNA polymerase subunit beta produces the protein MFKCPERVSVKKKEDILDLPNLIEVQIKSYKQFLQMDKLAEERENIGLEEVFREIFPIKSYNEATILEYLSYNLGVPKYSPEECIRRGITYNVTLKVRFRLTDETGIKEEEVYMGTIPVMTDKGTFIINGAERVIVSQVHRSPGINFEQEKHSKGNVLFSFRIIPYRGSWLEAIFDINDLIYIHIDRKKRRRKILAMTFIRALGYSSDSDIIEEFFQVEEHTLKSEKDFSILVGKILADNVIDEASSLVYGKAGEKLSTAMLKRMLDANISSLKIALEADESHPIIKMLAKDPTDSYEAALKDFYRRLRPGEPATLANARSTIMRLFFDPKRYNLGRVGRYKLNRKLGFSMDDESLSQVTLRKEDVIGALKYLIRLKMGDEKASIDDIDHLANRRVRSVGELIQNQCRSGLARMEKIVRERMNLFDFSSDTLIPGKIISAKGLASILKDFFGRSQLSQFMDQTNPVAELTHKRRLSALGPGGLNRERAGFEVRDVHASHYGRICPIETPEGPNIGLITSLSAFAKINEFGFIETPYRVVRDGVVTDEIEYMTADVEEECVIAQASANLDEFNMFTDPVCWARYRGEAFEADTSTVTHMDVSPKQLVSIVTGLIPFLEHDDANRALMGSNMQRQAVPLLKAEAPIVGTGLEARAAKDSGAIIVAEENGTVDYVDGYKIVIAAQHNPTIKRTYHLKKFLRSNSGTCINQRPLCSVGDTVVKGDVIADGPATDRGELALGKNILVAFMPWYGYNFEDAIIISEKLIKQDAYTSIYIEEFELTARDTKLGKEEITRDIPNVSEEVLANLGEDGIIRIGAEVKPGDILVGKITPKSETELAPEERLLRAIFGEKAADVKDASLTVPPGTEGVVMDVKVFSRKDRLSKSDDELVEEAVHLKDLQKGYKNQVAILKTEYREKLGALLLNEKAPAAIIHRRTADILVPEGAIFDQETIELLEKESLVDLLMPSCEIYDVLKSLLSEYETSLQRLEVNYKTEVEHIREGDADLDHGVIRQVKVYVASKRKLQVGDKMAGRHGNKGVVSKIVPEADMPYLSNGETVQMILNPLGVPSRMNLGQVLETHLGYAAKTAGIYVKTPVFEGFPESRIWDMMIEQGLPADGKSYLYDGKTGERFDNTVVIGYIYMLKLSHLIADKIHARSIGPYSLVTQQPLGGKAQMGGQRFGEMEVWALEAYGVAHMLQEILTVKSDDVSGRTRIYESIVKGENLLKSGTPESFNVLIKEMQGLGLDVRPMVVDA, from the coding sequence ACATTTATTATTAATGGTGCAGAGAGGGTTATTGTTTCTCAAGTACATAGGTCTCCAGGAATCAATTTCGAGCAAGAAAAGCACTCAAAAGGAAACGTTTTATTTTCTTTCAGGATTATTCCTTATCGAGGGAGTTGGTTAGAGGCTATTTTTGATATCAATGATCTAATCTATATTCACATCGATAGAAAAAAACGTCGTAGAAAAATCTTGGCAATGACCTTTATTCGTGCTTTGGGTTACTCGTCAGATTCAGATATTATCGAGGAATTTTTCCAAGTAGAAGAGCATACATTAAAAAGCGAAAAGGATTTTTCTATTTTAGTAGGTAAAATTTTAGCAGATAATGTAATCGATGAAGCTTCTTCTTTAGTATATGGAAAAGCGGGAGAAAAGCTTAGTACAGCTATGCTAAAAAGAATGTTAGATGCAAATATTTCCTCTTTAAAAATTGCTTTAGAAGCTGACGAAAGCCATCCTATTATTAAGATGTTGGCAAAAGATCCAACAGATTCTTATGAAGCAGCTTTAAAGGACTTTTATAGAAGATTAAGACCAGGAGAACCTGCAACTTTAGCAAATGCACGTTCAACGATTATGCGGCTTTTCTTTGATCCTAAACGTTATAATTTAGGGAGAGTTGGACGTTATAAGTTAAATAGAAAACTTGGGTTTTCTATGGACGATGAATCTTTATCTCAAGTGACTTTGAGAAAAGAAGATGTTATCGGAGCACTAAAGTATCTTATTCGTCTAAAAATGGGAGATGAAAAAGCTTCTATTGATGATATTGATCACCTAGCAAATCGTCGAGTTCGATCAGTAGGAGAACTCATTCAAAATCAATGCCGCTCCGGTTTGGCGAGAATGGAAAAAATTGTTCGAGAAAGAATGAATCTTTTTGATTTTTCTTCGGACACATTAATTCCAGGAAAAATTATTTCTGCTAAAGGATTGGCCAGTATTCTTAAAGATTTCTTTGGACGTTCTCAACTTTCCCAATTTATGGATCAAACGAATCCAGTAGCTGAATTAACTCATAAGCGCCGTTTATCAGCTTTAGGCCCTGGAGGTTTAAATAGAGAAAGGGCTGGATTTGAAGTTCGTGACGTTCACGCAAGTCATTATGGGCGTATTTGTCCTATTGAAACTCCTGAAGGACCGAATATTGGTTTAATTACTTCTTTATCTGCTTTTGCTAAAATCAATGAGTTTGGATTTATCGAAACTCCCTATCGTGTTGTTAGGGACGGAGTAGTCACAGATGAAATTGAGTACATGACAGCTGATGTTGAAGAAGAATGTGTTATTGCACAGGCTTCTGCGAATCTAGATGAATTTAATATGTTTACAGATCCTGTATGTTGGGCTAGGTACCGAGGAGAAGCTTTTGAAGCTGATACTAGTACCGTTACACATATGGATGTTTCCCCTAAGCAATTAGTTTCCATTGTAACTGGATTAATTCCTTTCTTAGAGCATGACGATGCCAATCGTGCCCTTATGGGATCTAATATGCAGCGCCAAGCAGTACCTTTATTAAAAGCAGAAGCACCTATAGTTGGAACAGGGTTAGAGGCACGCGCTGCAAAAGATTCTGGAGCGATTATTGTTGCAGAAGAGAATGGTACTGTGGATTATGTAGATGGTTATAAGATAGTCATCGCAGCACAACATAATCCCACGATTAAACGTACTTATCATCTGAAGAAATTCTTGAGATCTAATTCTGGCACATGCATTAACCAGCGTCCTCTTTGTTCAGTTGGCGATACTGTTGTTAAAGGAGATGTTATTGCTGATGGTCCTGCTACAGATCGTGGTGAACTTGCGTTAGGTAAGAATATTCTTGTTGCTTTCATGCCGTGGTATGGATACAACTTCGAAGATGCGATTATCATCTCTGAAAAATTAATTAAACAAGATGCATATACTTCTATTTATATTGAAGAGTTTGAATTAACAGCTCGCGACACTAAATTAGGTAAGGAGGAAATTACTCGAGATATTCCTAATGTTTCAGAAGAAGTTTTAGCTAACCTTGGTGAAGATGGAATTATCCGTATTGGTGCTGAGGTAAAACCTGGGGATATTCTTGTTGGTAAAATTACACCGAAGTCTGAAACTGAGCTTGCTCCTGAGGAGCGCTTATTACGCGCTATTTTTGGTGAAAAGGCTGCTGATGTTAAAGACGCTTCTCTTACAGTGCCCCCTGGAACTGAGGGAGTAGTCATGGATGTGAAGGTCTTTAGTAGGAAAGATCGATTATCAAAGAGTGATGATGAACTTGTAGAAGAAGCTGTTCATTTGAAAGATCTGCAAAAAGGGTATAAGAATCAAGTTGCTATCTTAAAAACAGAATATCGTGAGAAATTGGGGGCTTTACTTCTTAATGAGAAGGCACCTGCAGCGATTATTCATCGCCGTACTGCAGATATTTTAGTTCCTGAAGGAGCTATTTTTGATCAAGAAACTATTGAACTTCTTGAAAAAGAAAGTTTGGTTGATCTTCTTATGCCTTCTTGTGAAATTTATGATGTCTTAAAGTCTCTCCTTTCTGAATACGAGACATCATTACAGCGTTTGGAAGTCAATTATAAGACAGAAGTTGAACATATTCGTGAAGGAGACGCTGATTTAGATCATGGTGTCATTCGTCAAGTTAAAGTTTATGTAGCTTCAAAGAGAAAGCTTCAAGTTGGGGATAAGATGGCTGGGCGCCATGGAAACAAAGGAGTTGTTTCTAAAATTGTTCCAGAAGCTGATATGCCTTACCTGTCAAATGGTGAAACTGTTCAAATGATTTTGAACCCTCTTGGGGTGCCTTCCAGAATGAATTTAGGACAGGTATTAGAAACACATCTTGGTTATGCTGCGAAAACTGCCGGCATTTATGTAAAGACTCCTGTGTTTGAAGGATTTCCTGAGTCTCGTATTTGGGACATGATGATAGAACAGGGATTACCTGCAGATGGTAAGTCTTATTTATATGACGGAAAGACTGGGGAAAGATTTGATAATACAGTAGTTATTGGCTACATTTATATGTTGAAATTGAGTCACTTAATTGCTGATAAAATTCACGCAAGATCTATTGGACCCTACTCTCTAGTCACTCAGCAGCCTCTAGGAGGTAAAGCACAGATGGGTGGTCAGAGATTTGGAGAAATGGAAGTATGGGCTTTAGAAGCTTACGGGGTAGCCCATATGTTGCAAGAGATTCTTACAGTAAAATCAGATGATGTTTCTGGGCGAACAAGGATTTATGAATCAATTGTTAAGGGAGAAAATCTCTTAAAATCAGGTACGCCTGAATCATTTAATGTCTTGATTAAAGAAATGCAAGGTTTAGGGCTTGATGTCCGTCCTATGGTAGTAGATGCTTAA